The Dioscorea cayenensis subsp. rotundata cultivar TDr96_F1 chromosome 19, TDr96_F1_v2_PseudoChromosome.rev07_lg8_w22 25.fasta, whole genome shotgun sequence genome includes a window with the following:
- the LOC120249944 gene encoding LOW QUALITY PROTEIN: 40S ribosomal protein S3a-like (The sequence of the model RefSeq protein was modified relative to this genomic sequence to represent the inferred CDS: inserted 2 bases in 1 codon) — MAVGKNKRISKGKKGGKKKTVDPFAKKDWYDIKAPSVFNVRNVGKTLVSKXQGTKIASEGLKHRVFEVSLADLQNDEDQAYRKIRLRVEDVQGKNVLTNFWGMNFTTDKLRSLVQKWQTLIEAHVDVKTTDNYSLRMFCIAFTKRRPNQVKRTCYAQSSQIRQIRHKMIEIMAAQATSCDLKDLVQKFIPEVIGKEIEKATSSIYPLQNVFIRKVKILKAPKFDLGKLMEVHGDYKEDLGVKVDRPADDIAAEGETEVAA, encoded by the exons ATGGCGGTCGG GAAGAACAAGAGAATTTCGAAGGGCAAGAAGGGAGGGAAGAAGAAGAC TGTGGATCCCTTTGCTAAGAAGGATTGGTATGATATCAAAGCTCCATCAGTCTTTAATGTGAGGAATGTGGGGAAAACCCTAGTTTCAAA ACAGGGAACCAAg ATTGCATCAGAAGGTCTTAAGCATCGAGTGTTTGAGGTTTCTCTTGCTGACCTTCAAAATGATGAGGACCAGGCTTACAGAAAGATCAGACTTCGTGTGGAGGATGTTCAAGGAAAGAATGTCCTGACGAACTTTTGG GGTATGAATTTTACTACTGATAAGCTGAGATCACTGGTCCAGAAGTGGCAGACGTTGATTGAAGCACATGTTGATGTGAAAACCACTGACAATTACAGTCTACGTATGTTTTGCATCGCATTCACTAAGAGACGTCCAAATCAAGTGAAGCGCACTTGCTATGCTCAATCTAGTCAGATTAGACAG ATTCGCCACAAAATGATAGAAATCATGGCAGCTCAAGCTACCTCATGTGATCTTAAGGATCTTGTACAGAAGTTCATACCGGAGGTGATAGGCAAGGAGATTGAGAAGGCAACCTCAAGCATCTATCCTCTCCAAAATGTATTCATTCGCAAAGTAAAAATCCTCAAGGCACCAAAGTTTGATCTTGGGAAGCTTATGGAG GTGCATGGTGATTACAAGGAAGATTTGGGTGTGAAAGTGGACAGACCCGCAGATGACATTGCAGCTGAGGGTGAAACAGAAGTTGCTGCTTGA
- the LOC120250293 gene encoding uncharacterized protein LOC120250293, which yields MFCGTGSFSHIEDQDDQVGGISSSPKDSKKKHANHNPYSNRGLDKFSAVLAELDARKDKIMANAKDVSMVRFVYNNSHDWVPIIIKLSKNNPSSLSKQQAQHHNQNQNQKECTSPVMSETLLLPPPSEEKEKKEAMVLNKKKSFVWTRRRWVSSYYYWYMMMALILVCLFLFGRVFAICCTSIWWYLVPTLQAKKSVKKKDYARKLSDIRKIKNHNEVH from the coding sequence ATGTTCTGTGGCACAGGGAGCTTCTCACACATAGAAGATCAAGATGATCAAGTGGGTGGTATATCATCATCTCCAAAGGATTCCAAGAAGAAGCATGCAAACCACAACCCCTACTCCAACAGAGGCTTAGACAAGTTCTCAGCAGTACTAGCAGAGCTTGATGCCCGGAAAGACAAGATCATGGCTAATGCTAAGGATGTCTCCATGGTCAGGTTCGTGTATAACAACTCCCATGATTGGGTTCCTATCATCATCAAGCTCAGTAAAAACAACCCTTCTTCTTTATCAAAACAACAAGCTCAGCATCATAATCAGAATCAGAATCAGAAAGAATGCACAAGTCCAGTGATGTCAGAGACACTGCTGCTACCTCCTCCTtcagaggagaaggagaagaaggaggctatggttttgaataagaagaagagcTTTGTTTGGACGAGGAGGAGATGGGTTAgtagttattattattggtaTATGATGATGGCGTTGATTTTGGTGTGTTTGTTCTTGTTTGGAAGGGTGTTTGCTATTTGTTGCACTTCCATTTGGTGGTATTTGGTTCCTACTTTGCAAGCCAAGAAGTCTGTTAAGAAGAAGGATTATGCAAGGAAATTGAGTGATATTAGGAAGATCAAGAACCATAATGAGGTCCATTAA
- the LOC120283422 gene encoding surfeit locus protein 1-like → MAASLFKTLKFHRPFLSSIARNPARCSPFSPFSSASSRPLASESQDKERGGWARLFLCLPGAITFGLGTWQLFRRQEKMEMLDYRKNRLEMEPILWNKLKSCSGSDLDDSLEFRKVLCEGVFDEEKSVYIGPRSRSISGVTENGYYVITPLFPTPNQSDSVQLPVLVNRGWVPRGWRDKDAHNSQDFEKAKIEKKSDFENIEEAPWWKFWSKKHTISKNEEPVVTPIRVIGVVRGSEKPSIFVPANDPNSGQWFYVDVPMIAHASGLPEDTLYIEDINENVNPTHPYPLPKDVNSLINHSVMPRDHLNYVITWYSLSAAVTYMAVKRIRPKKIRQ, encoded by the exons ATGGCCGCCTCGctcttcaaaaccctaaaattccATAGACCCTTCCTCTCCTCCATTGCCCGAAACCCAGCTCGCTGTTCTCCCTTCTCTCCCTTCTCCTCAGCTTCCTCTCGACCACTAGCCTCTGAATCACAAG ATAAAGAGAGAGGAGGATGGGCCAGATTGTTTTTGTGCCTCCCGGGAGCCATCACCTTCGGCCTTGGCACCTGGCAGCTCTTCAGGCGGCAGGAGAAG ATGGAAATGTTGGATTATAGGAAGAATAGATTGGAAATGGAGCCCATTCTGTGGAACAAGCTGAAGTCTTGTTCAGGTAGTGACTTAGATGATTCCTTGGAATTCAGGAAGGTCTTGTGTGAGGGTGTCTTTGATGAGGAGAAGTCTGTTTACATTGGTCCTCGGTCTAGAAGCATTTCTGGAGTTACTGAAAATGGGTACTATGTGATTACGCCATTGTTTCCGACACCCAACCAGAGTGACAG TGTGCAGCTGCCTGTGCTTGTAAACAGAGGATGGGTACCTCGTGGCTGGAGGGACAAGGATGCACACAATTCACAGGATTTTGAAAAGgctaaaattgaaaagaaatcagaTTTTGAGAACATTGAAGAAGCCCCTTGGTGGAAATTTTGGTCCAAGAAGCATACAATTTCAAAG AATGAAGAACCTGTTGTCACACCTATAAGAGTCATTGGTGTTGTTCGTGGCAGTGAGAAGCCAAGCATATTTGTTCCAGCCAATGATCCCAACAGTGGCCAGTGGTTTTATGTTGATGTTCCTATGATTGCTCATGCTTCTGGGCTTCCAGAAGATACCCTTTATATTGAAGAcataaatgaaaatgtgaacCCAACTCATCCCTATCCTCTTCCAAAGGATGTTAACAGTTTGATCAATCATTCAGTCATGCCACGGGATCATCTAAATTATGTGATTACTTG GTACTCTTTATCAGCTGCAGTAACTTACATGGCTGTCAAAAGAATCAGACCGAAGAAGATCAGGCAATAG